A window of Alkalibaculum bacchi contains these coding sequences:
- the putP gene encoding sodium/proline symporter PutP, giving the protein MGETSLMTISMIVYMAVVIGIGVYFAKRANENSENYFIGGRSLGPWVAAMSAEASDMSGWLLMGLPGVAYWFGLSDAMWTAIGLALGTYVNWLIVAKRLRNYSHIAGDAITVPDYFSNRFKEKQKFIMLIASLFIIIFFTVYAASCFVTVGKLFNSLFGLKYQYMMISGALFVIIYTFLGGFLAESVSDFMQGIVMIIALSMIVLLGVNAAGGLDAVIENVKSIPGFFEFFGISQPTVVDGVQQTGAVGEPLFGSAQPYGLLTVVSTMSWGLGYFGVPQVLLRFMAIREASEIKKARRIATTWCVISLFAAVFIGLIGRTLYPSELLTQSNSESIFILMSSNLLPPLLAGFAMAGILAATISSSDSYLLIAASAVSKNIYQGIMKKDATDKEVMKISRITLIAITIVGVLIALDENSVIFNVVSFAWAGFGATFGPIMLFSLFWKRTTRGGAIAGMLTGGIMVFIWNLFIKPLGGIFGIYELMPAFVLSCIAIIIVSLITKEPSKEIQKEFDLAKQS; this is encoded by the coding sequence ATGGGGGAAACATCGTTGATGACCATATCTATGATTGTATATATGGCTGTCGTAATCGGTATAGGCGTTTATTTTGCAAAACGTGCAAATGAAAACAGTGAAAATTATTTTATAGGAGGAAGGTCTTTAGGTCCTTGGGTTGCTGCTATGAGTGCAGAAGCTTCGGATATGAGTGGATGGCTTTTAATGGGTTTGCCGGGGGTAGCATACTGGTTTGGTTTAAGCGATGCTATGTGGACAGCTATTGGACTAGCACTAGGAACGTATGTAAATTGGTTAATCGTTGCCAAAAGGTTAAGAAACTATTCTCATATTGCTGGTGATGCCATCACCGTTCCAGATTACTTTAGCAATCGTTTTAAAGAAAAACAAAAGTTTATTATGCTTATCGCTTCTTTGTTTATCATTATATTCTTCACAGTGTATGCAGCGTCTTGTTTCGTAACAGTTGGAAAATTGTTTAATAGTTTATTTGGCTTGAAATATCAATATATGATGATTTCAGGTGCCTTGTTTGTCATTATCTATACTTTTTTAGGTGGATTTTTAGCAGAAAGTGTTTCAGATTTTATGCAGGGAATCGTCATGATTATAGCTCTTAGTATGATTGTGCTATTAGGTGTCAATGCAGCGGGTGGTTTAGATGCCGTGATAGAAAACGTAAAATCAATTCCAGGTTTCTTTGAATTTTTCGGCATATCTCAACCGACAGTTGTAGATGGTGTTCAACAGACTGGAGCTGTTGGAGAGCCACTATTTGGATCAGCACAACCCTATGGTTTGCTTACCGTTGTATCTACGATGTCTTGGGGTCTTGGATACTTTGGTGTTCCTCAAGTGCTGCTTCGATTTATGGCTATTAGAGAAGCTTCTGAAATTAAAAAAGCAAGAAGAATAGCAACCACTTGGTGTGTCATTTCTTTATTTGCTGCTGTATTTATAGGTTTGATTGGAAGGACATTGTACCCTAGTGAGCTATTAACCCAAAGCAACTCTGAGAGTATATTTATCCTTATGTCTTCTAACTTGCTTCCTCCACTTTTAGCAGGATTTGCTATGGCTGGAATATTAGCTGCAACCATAAGCTCCTCAGATTCTTATTTGTTGATTGCCGCATCAGCAGTATCAAAGAATATTTACCAAGGGATTATGAAGAAAGATGCAACTGATAAAGAGGTTATGAAGATCTCTAGAATCACATTAATCGCGATTACAATAGTAGGAGTGCTTATTGCCTTAGATGAAAATAGCGTTATTTTTAATGTAGTATCCTTTGCCTGGGCAGGTTTCGGTGCAACATTTGGACCTATTATGTTGTTCTCCCTATTTTGGAAGAGGACTACAAGAGGAGGCGCCATTGCGGGTATGCTTACTGGTGGCATAATGGTATTTATATGGAATCTTTTCATTAAGCCTTTAGGTGGTATATTTGGAATTTATGAACTAATGCCAGCCTTTGTCCTTTCTTGTATAGCTATTATAATAGTTTCTCTAATAACAAAGGAACCATCGAAAGAAATACAAAAAGAATTTGATCTTGCAAAACAGTCGTAA
- a CDS encoding glutamine synthetase III, with protein MDNLQQVFGCNVFSKAIMKERLSKDTYKKLLRTLDLNEELIPEVAEIVASVMKDWAIEKGATHYTHWFQPMTGKTAEKHDSFIEPTGDGRVIMEFSGKQLIQGEPDASSFPNGGLRATFEARGYTTWDATSPAFVKDHTLYIPTAFCSYSGEALDKKTPLLRSMEAISKQAIRILRLFGDTKIQKVVSTVGPEQEYFVVDKSLFYQRKDLMYTGRTLFGAKPPKGQELDDHYFGAIKDRVHNFMNELDVELWKLGVASKTKHNEVAPAQHEMAPIYTTTNIATDQNQLVMDTLVKVAARHDLACLLHEKPFAGINGSGKHNNWSIGTDKANLLEPGVTPHENAQFLTFLVATIAAVGKYAPLLRLSAASSGNDHRLGANEAPPAIISIFLGEQLTDIINQIKDGALTSCKSATHMDLGVTTLPKFKKDVTDRNRTSPFAFTGNKFEFRMVGSTASIAGPNIILNTIVADVLKDMADELEKAEDFSVRLSSIIERLVKEHSNILFDGDGYDSSWIQEAERRGLPNIKTAVEAIKAFSEPEYIELFERHGVFTEGEVMARQEIMFEEYAKTINIEALTTIQIAKKEILPASLHYASHVASSIKNIQSVVQDADVSAQIEIVAKINSLYLDASTALATLESTLSKTQGIKEMYKRAKAYKFEVYEAMEALRKPCDALEEVVAKSFWPMPTYGDLLFRV; from the coding sequence ATGGATAATTTACAACAGGTTTTTGGTTGCAATGTATTTAGTAAAGCAATTATGAAAGAGAGACTTTCAAAAGATACGTATAAAAAATTATTAAGGACACTAGATTTAAACGAAGAACTTATTCCTGAGGTAGCAGAGATTGTAGCAAGCGTTATGAAAGATTGGGCTATAGAAAAAGGAGCAACACATTACACTCATTGGTTTCAGCCTATGACTGGAAAAACGGCTGAAAAACATGACTCATTTATTGAACCAACTGGTGATGGAAGAGTAATTATGGAGTTTTCAGGCAAACAACTAATTCAAGGGGAGCCAGATGCATCTTCTTTTCCTAATGGAGGATTAAGAGCAACTTTTGAAGCAAGGGGTTATACGACATGGGATGCTACCTCACCTGCTTTTGTAAAAGATCATACCCTCTATATTCCTACTGCATTTTGCTCCTATTCTGGAGAAGCTCTAGATAAAAAGACGCCTCTTTTGCGCTCTATGGAAGCAATCTCTAAGCAAGCCATTCGAATTTTAAGATTGTTTGGAGATACAAAAATCCAAAAGGTAGTCTCAACAGTAGGACCAGAGCAAGAATATTTTGTTGTTGATAAAAGCTTGTTTTATCAACGAAAAGATCTTATGTATACAGGAAGAACCTTATTTGGAGCAAAACCTCCTAAAGGTCAAGAATTAGATGACCACTATTTTGGTGCCATTAAAGATCGAGTTCATAATTTCATGAATGAGCTCGATGTAGAACTATGGAAATTAGGGGTTGCTTCTAAGACAAAACACAATGAAGTAGCACCTGCTCAACATGAAATGGCTCCAATTTACACGACGACCAATATCGCAACAGATCAAAATCAATTGGTTATGGATACCTTAGTTAAAGTCGCTGCTAGACATGATTTGGCTTGCTTATTACATGAGAAGCCTTTTGCAGGAATCAATGGCTCAGGAAAACACAATAACTGGTCTATTGGCACAGATAAAGCAAACTTACTTGAGCCAGGTGTTACTCCACATGAAAATGCTCAGTTTTTAACTTTTTTAGTCGCCACTATAGCTGCAGTTGGAAAATACGCTCCACTGCTAAGATTATCAGCAGCTTCATCTGGAAATGATCATCGATTAGGAGCAAATGAAGCACCGCCAGCGATTATCTCAATATTTTTAGGAGAGCAATTGACAGATATAATAAATCAAATAAAGGATGGTGCATTAACGTCTTGTAAATCAGCAACTCATATGGATCTTGGCGTTACCACATTGCCAAAATTTAAAAAAGATGTCACTGATCGCAATCGAACATCACCATTTGCTTTTACGGGCAACAAATTTGAATTTAGAATGGTAGGTTCAACTGCATCCATTGCAGGTCCCAATATTATTTTAAATACTATTGTAGCTGATGTATTAAAAGACATGGCTGATGAACTGGAAAAAGCAGAAGATTTTAGCGTAAGATTAAGCTCTATTATAGAAAGATTAGTTAAGGAACATTCAAATATCCTGTTTGATGGAGATGGATATGATTCAAGCTGGATTCAAGAAGCAGAGAGAAGAGGCCTACCCAATATTAAAACTGCTGTAGAAGCCATTAAAGCATTCAGTGAACCAGAATATATAGAACTATTTGAAAGGCATGGTGTGTTTACGGAAGGTGAAGTCATGGCGCGTCAGGAAATTATGTTTGAGGAATATGCAAAGACGATTAATATTGAGGCATTAACAACGATTCAAATCGCTAAAAAAGAAATTTTGCCTGCATCTTTACATTATGCAAGCCATGTAGCATCCTCTATTAAAAATATTCAATCTGTTGTTCAAGATGCAGATGTGTCTGCCCAAATTGAAATTGTTGCAAAGATCAACAGTTTATATTTAGATGCAAGCACAGCTTTAGCTACCTTAGAAAGTACTTTATCTAAAACCCAAGGTATTAAAGAAATGTATAAGCGAGCGAAGGCGTATAAATTCGAAGTATATGAAGCAATGGAAGCGCTACGAAAGCCATGTGATGCACTTGAAGAAGTAGTGGCGAAAAGTTTTTGGCCTATGCCAACCTATGGTGATTTGCTATTTAGAGTATGA
- a CDS encoding glutamate synthase subunit beta, whose protein sequence is MGKFTGFLEYDRVNPTKRPPQERIHDWNELKIRQSTEELSKQAARCMDCGVPFCHGGVLLAGMASGCPARNLIPEWNDLVYKGQWEEAYKRLIRTMPFPEFTGRVCPAPCEGSCTEGHILEAVGVNNIEQEIIDRAFENGWVKDNKPKNRTGKKVAVVGSGPSGLSTAYYLNGVGHAVTVYERNDRIGGLLMYGIPNMKLDKRIVKRRINLLIESGVEFVTNIEIGINVRTEKLLEEYDAIVLCCGATNGRGLNVEGCGLKGVIRAVDFLKANTKSLLDSNLQDGKNISAEGKDVIVIGGGDTGTDCVATSIRHNCKSVFQFEIMPEPPKSRQEGNPWPEWPKKLKVDYGQQEAIALYGNDPRNYNINTKRIVGNSRGEVKEIHTVNVIWEKDKSGRFLPAEVPGSEKIWKTDLILIAMGFLGPEDTIPNELHLNRDPRSNISAEYGVFETNVDKVFAAGDCRRGQSLVVWAIQEGKLVAREVDKYLMGGTVLK, encoded by the coding sequence ATGGGAAAATTTACGGGTTTTTTAGAATATGATAGGGTAAATCCAACTAAGAGACCTCCACAAGAGAGAATCCATGATTGGAATGAACTAAAAATAAGACAGAGTACGGAAGAATTAAGCAAACAAGCAGCGAGATGTATGGATTGCGGCGTTCCCTTCTGTCATGGTGGAGTGCTTCTAGCTGGAATGGCCTCTGGTTGCCCAGCGAGAAATCTTATCCCTGAGTGGAATGATTTGGTCTATAAAGGGCAATGGGAAGAAGCTTATAAGAGATTAATACGAACCATGCCTTTTCCAGAGTTTACTGGAAGAGTATGTCCAGCTCCTTGCGAAGGTTCTTGCACAGAAGGGCATATATTAGAAGCAGTAGGTGTCAATAATATTGAACAAGAAATTATTGATCGGGCCTTTGAAAACGGCTGGGTAAAAGACAATAAGCCAAAAAATAGAACAGGAAAAAAGGTAGCAGTGGTAGGTTCTGGTCCATCAGGACTTTCTACTGCCTATTATCTAAATGGGGTAGGTCACGCTGTTACGGTCTATGAAAGAAATGACCGAATAGGAGGACTTCTGATGTACGGTATTCCTAATATGAAATTAGACAAAAGAATCGTGAAGCGAAGAATCAATTTGTTGATAGAGTCTGGTGTAGAGTTTGTAACCAATATAGAAATAGGTATAAATGTAAGGACAGAGAAGCTTTTAGAAGAATACGATGCTATTGTATTATGCTGTGGAGCTACTAATGGCAGGGGTTTAAATGTAGAAGGTTGTGGATTAAAAGGTGTTATAAGAGCAGTAGACTTTTTAAAGGCAAATACCAAAAGTCTTTTAGACTCTAATTTACAAGACGGTAAAAATATTAGTGCAGAGGGTAAGGATGTAATCGTCATTGGTGGGGGAGATACAGGTACAGACTGTGTTGCTACTTCTATACGACATAATTGCAAATCCGTTTTTCAATTTGAGATTATGCCAGAACCTCCAAAGTCAAGACAGGAGGGAAATCCGTGGCCTGAATGGCCTAAAAAGCTCAAAGTAGATTATGGCCAACAAGAAGCCATTGCACTATATGGTAATGACCCTAGAAACTATAATATCAATACAAAAAGAATTGTAGGAAATAGCAGGGGAGAGGTCAAAGAAATTCATACAGTAAATGTAATTTGGGAAAAAGATAAAAGTGGAAGATTTCTTCCAGCTGAAGTTCCAGGTAGCGAAAAGATATGGAAGACAGACCTTATTTTAATAGCTATGGGATTTTTAGGGCCCGAAGATACGATTCCCAACGAGTTACACTTAAATAGAGATCCAAGAAGCAATATAAGTGCTGAGTATGGAGTATTTGAAACCAATGTAGACAAAGTTTTTGCTGCAGGAGATTGTAGGCGTGGTCAAAGTCTCGTAGTATGGGCTATTCAAGAGGGGAAACTTGTTGCTCGAGAAGTAGATAAATATCTTATGGGTGGTACAGTACTGAAGTAA